The Arachis hypogaea cultivar Tifrunner chromosome 19, arahy.Tifrunner.gnm2.J5K5, whole genome shotgun sequence genome has a window encoding:
- the LOC112776283 gene encoding 28 kDa ribonucleoprotein, chloroplastic, with product MAATRIASSLFSSSINATVKNCFASKTIIDPPLIAISSNRKLSSLTQCYYFVEPLSLIGVTKLWTPRTSAAVVVSQEEIALSDDTGLVEEEKERQVLEEQQQDDSAESSVNTKLYFGNLPYSVDSAQLAGLIESYGSAELIEVLYDRDTGKSRGFAFVTMSCIEDCNAVIENLDGKEFLGRTLRVNFADKPKPKEPLYPETEHKLFVGNLSWSVTSESLTEAFQEYGTVVGARVLYDGETGRSRGYGFVCYSTKAEMEAALASLNDVELEGRAMRVSVAQGKRSQG from the exons ATGGCTGCAACACGCATAGCTTCctccttattttcttcttcaatcaACGCTACTGTCAAAAATTGCTTCGCTTCAAAAACCATAATAGACCCTCCTCTCATAGCAATATCCTCAAATCGCAAATTATCATCGCTGACCCAATGCTATTACTTTGTGGAACCTTTGTCATTAATTGGTGTTACTAAGTTATGGACGCCTAGAACTTCAGCAGCTGTTGTTGTTTCACAAGAAGAAATTGCTTTATCTGATGATACTGGCTTAgttgaagaggaaaaagaaaggcAAGTGTTGGAAgaacagcaacaagatgattcTGCTGAGTCCTCTGTTAACACTAAGCTTTACTTTGGAAATTTGCCGTACAGTGTTGATAGTGCACAACTTGCGGGGTTAATTGAGAGTTATGGAAGTGCAGAACTAATTGAG GTTCTCTATGACAGGGACACTGGAAAAAGCAGAGGCTTTGCATTTGTGACAATGAGTTGCATTGAAGATTGCAATGCAGTAATAGAAAATCTTGACGGAAAA GAATTCTTGGGACGAACTTTACGGGTAAACTTCGCTGacaaaccaaaaccaaaagaacCATTGTACCCTGAAACTGAGCATAAGCTATTTGTTGGAAATCTATCATGGTCAGTAACTTCTGAGAGCCTTACAGAAGCGTTTCAAGAATATGGAACCGTGGTTGGAGCTAGGGTCTTATATGATGGCGAAACAGGAAGGTCACGCGGCTATGGCTTCGTTTGCTATTCGACAAAGGCAGAAATGGAAGCTGCCCTTGCATCTCTGAATGATGTG GAACTAGAGGGACGGGCAATGCGTGTAAGCGTGGCGCAAGGTAAGCGTTCGCAAGGTTAA
- the LOC112776284 gene encoding LRR receptor-like serine/threonine-protein kinase IOS1 — translation MMRKSLHSLFLLLRTLTIVVMVQAQDQSGFISLDCGLPEKSSYTEDTTGINYISDANFIETGVSKSVSPEDKATHQKQLGYLRSFPNGARNCYKINVASATKYLIRANFLYGNYDGLNELPQFDLHLGANFWETVKLTNSSWGYTTEIIHTPSLDYVHICLVNTEKGTPFISAIELRMLDNKTYDAQSSGSLARFLRLDLGSITNLTYRYKDDVYDRLWDPVNLKQWKQLSSTLSNDELSQNHYKPPAVVMSTAATPANSSASLDLMWEPNNVDEQYYVYMHFNEVQKLAANQTRSFNVTMNGKFWFGPLVPSYQSTTTIYSPSAVTGATNYTVSLFRTEKSSLPPIVNAIEIYVVKDFSQLETHQDDVAAITNIKDSYNVARNWQGDPCAPIAYMWEGLNCSFEGKSSPRITSLDLSSSELTGQISSYISKLIMLQYLDLSNNSLSGSIPYFLTQLQSLKFLNLENNNFTGLVPSELLDRSKKGSLSLSVGQNPNLCTSASSCNQHIETIKKKKNNVAIPVVASVVGVLVLLIISAAAIIFSVKKRKPQAAVNIHVKPKYPNEPPIKAKQQQYSFNELVNITNNFERLLGEGGFGKVYYGIIDDTEVAVKILSATSEHVYQQFLAEVKHMMKVHHKNLTSLIGYCNEEKNKALIYEYMANGDLDEHLLGKKSNTKFLTWEDRLRIAVDAAQGLEYLHHGCKPLIIHRDVKCANILLTENFQAKLADFGLSRSFLADGDTHISTAIVAGTLGYLDPQCTMLNRFTEKSDVYSFGVVLLKIITGQPAISKTKDKVHISHRVDSLLSKGDIEGIVDSELQGDFDSSSVWKAVEIAMASVSYSPDKRPYMSDVLVVLKECLAIELARKQSNIDTENTDLIEFTYNLTSETGPLVR, via the exons ATGATGAGAAAATCATTGCATTCTCTTTTTCTATTGCTCAGGACTCTTACTATTGTTGTCATGGTTCAAGCCCAGGATCAATCAG GATTTATTAGCCTTGATTGTGGACTACCAGAAAAATCAAGTTACACTGAGGACACCACAGGCATAAATTACATTTCAGATGCTAACTTCATTGAAACTGGTGTAAGCAAGAGTGTATCACCAGAAGACAAGGCCACTCATCAAAAGCAACTAGGTTATTTGAGAAGCTTTCCCAACGGTGCAAGAAACTGTTACAAAATAAATGTTGCAAGTGCCACTAAATATTTAATCAGAGCTAACTTTTTGTATGGAAACTATGATGGTCTAAATGAGTTACCACAATTTGATCTTCATCTTGGAGCTAATTTTTGGGAAACAGTTAAACTCACCAATTCATCATGGGGCTACACCACTGAGATCATTCACACTCCATCATTGGATTATGTTCATATCTGTTTGGTTAACACAGAGAAAGGGACTCCATTCATTTCAGCTATAGAATTAAGGATGTTGGATAATAAGACTTATGATGCTCAATCATCTGGATCATTGGCACGTTTCCTAAGACTAGATTTAGGTTCCATTACCAACTTAACATACAG GTACAAAGATGATGTTTATGACAGGCTTTGGGATCCTGTTAACCTAAAACAGTGGAAACAACTGAGTAGCACACTTAGCAATGATGAACTATCACAGAATCATTATAAACCACCAGCAGTTGTGATGAGCACTGCTGCTACACCAGCAAATTCTAGTGCTTCTCTTGATCTAATGTGGGAACCAAATAATGTGGATGAGCAATACTATGTGTACATGCACTTTAATGAAGTTCAAAAGCTAGCAGCAAATCAAACAAGATCATTCAATGTCACCATGAATGGCAAGTTCTGGTTTGGACCTCTTGTACCTTCATACCAAAGCACAACTACCATATATAGTCCTTCAGCTGTAACTGGAGCAACAAATTATACTGTTTCACTTTTTCGGACAGAAAAGTCTTCACTTCCTCCCATTGTCAATGCTATTGAGATTTATGTGGTAAAAGATTTCTCACAATTAGAGACTCACCAAGATGATG TTGCTGCTATTACAAACATCAAGGATTCATATAATGTTGCTAGAAATTGGCAAGGAGATCCATGTGCCCCAATAGCATATATGTGGGAAGGTCTAAATTGTAGTTTTGAAGGCAAAAGTTCTCCAAGAATCACATCTTT GGATTTATCTTCTAGTGAATTGACAGGGCAGATATCATCCTACATATCCAAGCTCATTATGTTACAATACTT AGATTTATCAAATAATAGCTTAAGTGGATCGATACCTTATTTTCTGACACAGCTACAGTCACTGAAATTTTT AAACTTGGAGAATAACAATTTTACTGGTTTAGTTCCCAGTGAACTCCTTGATAGATCAAAGAAAGGTTCACTATCATTGAG TGTGGGGCAAAATCCAAACCTATGTACTTCTGCATCATCATGCAACCAACACATCGAaacaatcaagaagaagaaaaacaatgtAGCTATTCCTGTAGTAGCATCAGTTGTTGGGGTTTTGGTGCTTCTAATAATTTCTGCAGCAGCTATAATCTTTTCAGTTAAGAAAAGAAAGCCACAAG CTGCTGTGAACATTCATGTGAAGCCCAAATATCCAAATGAGCCACCAATAAAAGCcaagcaacaacaatattcaTTTAATGAACTTGTTAATATCACCAACAACTTTGAAAGGTTGCTTGGTGAAGGTGGATTTGGTAAAGTTTACTATGGAATTATTGATGACACTGAAGTAGCTGTCAAGATTCTGTCTGCAACATCAGAACATGTATATCAGCAATTTCTAGCAGAG GTTAAACATATGATGAAAGTACACCACAAAAATCTTACTTCCCTTATTGGATATTGcaatgaagagaaaaataaagctCTCATCTATGAATACATGGCAAATGGAGACTTGGATGAACATCTCTTAG gGAAGAAAAGCAACACAAAGTTCTTAACTTGGGAAGATAGACTTCGAATAGCTGTGGATGCAGCCCAAG GACTGGAATATCTGCATCATGGTTGTAAGCCGTTAATAATTCACAGAGATGTGAAATGCGCAAATATTTTGTTAACTGAAAACTTCCAAGCCAAATTGGCTGATTTTGGCCTATCCAGAAGCTTTCTTGCTGACGGTGACACGCATATCTCCACTGCCATTGTTGCCGGAACTCTTGGTTACTTAGATCCTCA GTGTACCATGTTAAACAGGTTCACAGAGAAAAGTGATGTTTACAGTTTCGGAGTAGTTCTTTTGAAGATAATCACAGGTCAACCGGCAATATCAAAAACCAAAGATAAAGTTCATATAAGTCACCGTGTTGATTCCTTACTTTCTAAAGGGGATATAGAAGGTATTGTTGACTCAGAATTACAAGGAGATTTTGATAGTAGTTCTGTCTGGAAAGCTGTTGAAATAGCAATGGCTTCTGTGTCATATAGCCCTGACAAAAGGCCATACATGAGTGATGTATTGGTTGTGTTAAAGGAATGTTTGGCAATAGAGTTGGCTCGGAAACAATCCAACATTGACACAGAAAACACTGATTTAATTGAGTTCACCTATAATCTGACTTCTGAAACTGGCCCTTTAGTGAGGTAG
- the LOC112776285 gene encoding cytochrome c oxidase-assembly factor COX23, mitochondrial, with amino-acid sequence MASNSKGSTPPYASAARISDSPCFPQYTASLKCLEEFSSNKSKCQEHFDVYKECKKKEREARLERNKNRSFFS; translated from the exons ATGGCTTCGAATTCGAAAGGTTCAACTCCTCCGTATGCAAGTGCTGCAAGAATCTCTGATTCTCCATGTTTTCCTCAATATACTGCTTCTCTCAAAT GTCTAGAAGAGTTTAGTTCTAATAAGAGTAAATGTCAAGAACATTTTGATGTTTACAAGGAGTGCAAGAAAAAGGAG AGGGAAGCTCGATTGGAACGTAACAAAAACCGATCCTTCTTCTCGTGA
- the LOC112780120 gene encoding probable LRR receptor-like serine/threonine-protein kinase At1g05700 isoform X2: protein MVRRISPRSHIVLLLLLIIVALVQAQDQSGFISIDCGLPQNSSYTEKHTSIFYISDSGFIDTGVSKSVSPEFKINLQQQLSNLRSFPSGIRNCYRINVTSATKYLIRASFYYGNYDGTNVAPKFDLHLGANFMDTVKFTNASVTTFSEIIYTPLLDYIHLCLVNTGTGTPFISAIELRTLKNDTYVTQSWESLARLRRFDLGSTTNLQYRYKDDVYDRIWAPLGFDLWTQISSKLTNDELTQNHYQPPTIVMSTAATPVNASASFDFYWDPDNVDEQYYVFMHFNEVKKLAPNETRSFNVTLNGKYWGGPLVPTYQSTSTIFSPSALAGESRYLFSLLRTEDSALPPIINAIEIYTVKDFSRPETSQDDVDAITNIKKAYGVARNWEADPCGPTKYIWQGLNCSYDGNDPPRITSLDLSSSGLKGQISSYISKLTMLQYLDLSNNNLSGSVPDFLTQLQSLKVLNLGNNNLTGLVPNGLLDKSKKGSLSLSVEHNPNLCASTSCNQQTGGAISNKKKKNNNNHIVIPIAASIAGVLVLLAIVATAVICGLKKRKPKAVNIDEEHNAPNFSQFGPNQRQYTFNEIVKITNNFNRILGRGGFGTVYHGLIGDTQVAVKMLSPSAVRGYEQFLAEVKLLMVVHHRNLTSLIGYCNDESNIGLIYEYMANGNLEEHLSGKKNNAKLLTWEDRLRISVDAAQGLEYLHSGCKPPIIHRDVKCANILLNENFGAKLADFGLSKPFPTEEGTHISTVVAGTPGYLDPEYRDSNKLAEKSDVYSFGVVLLKMITGQAAYVKMQDDDNKPHISYWVSSMLSNGDIKSIVDSKLQEDFDSGSVWKAVETAMACVASSSNKRPHMSDVVTELKECLAAELARKRTDHATEQSDSLESDLASISVTTTEFEPIAR, encoded by the exons ATGGTGAGGAGAATTTCACCACGTTCACATATtgtattgcttcttcttcttattattgtGGCTCTAGTTCAAGCTCAAGATCAATCAG GATTCATTAGCATAGATTGTGGTCTACCTCAAAATTCCAGCTACACTGAGAAGCACACAAGCATATTCTACATTTCTGATTCTGGATTCATTGACACTGGTGTAAGCAAGAGTGTATCACCTGAATTCAAGATCAATCTTCAACAACAACTAAGCAATTTGAGAAGCTTTCCAAGTGGAATAAGAAACTGTTACAGAATAAATGTGACAAGTGCTACAAAATACTTAATCAGAGCTAGTTTCTATTATGGAAACTATGATGGGACAAATGTGGCACCAAAATTTGATCTTCATCTTGGTGCTAATTTCATGGACACAGTGAAATTCACCAATGCATCAGTTACCACATTCAGTGAGATCATTTACACTCCATTATTGGACTATATTCATCTTTGTCTAGTTAACACAGGCACAGGCACACCATTCATTTCTGCTATAGAATTGAGGACTTTGAAGAATGATACTTATGTGACTCAATCATGGGAATCGTTGGCGCGCCTCCGGCGATTCGACTTAGGTTCCACCACCAACTTACAATACAG GTACAAGGATGATGTTTATGACAGAATTTGGGCACCACTAGGCTTTGATCTATGGACACAAATAAGCAGCAAACTCACCAATGATGAACTAACTCAGAATCATTACCAACCACCAACAATTGTAATGAGCACAGCCGCCACGCCGGTAAACGCTAGCGCTTCTTTCGATTTCTACTGGGATCCTGATAATGTGGATGAGCAATACTATGTGTTCATGCATTTTAATGAAGTTAAGAAGCTAGCACCAAATGAAACAAGATCATTCAATGTAACACTTAATGGAAAGTATTGGGGTGGACCTCTTGTACCTACATACCAATCAACATCCACCATTTTTAGTCCTTCAGCTTTGGCAGGAGAGTCTAGGTACCTGTTTTCGCTTCTCCGGACAGAGGATTCGGCGCTTCCTCCAATCATCAATGCCATTGAGATTTATACAGTTAAAGATTTCTCAAGACCAGAAACTTCACAAGATGATG TTGATGCTATCACAAACATCAAGAAAGCTTATGGAGTGGCCAGAAATTGGGAAGCTGATCCATGTGGCCCCACAAAATACATTTGGCAAGGTCTAAATTGTAGTTATGATGGCAATGATCCCCCAAGAATCACATCCTT GGACTTGTCTTCCAGTGGATTGAAAGGACAGATATCATCTTACATCTCCAAGCTCACTATGTTACAATACTT GGATTTATCAAACAATAACTTAAGTGGATCAGTACCTGATTTCCTAACACAACTTCAGTCATTGAAAGTATT AAACTTGGGAAACAACAATCTCACAGGCTTAGTTCCCAATGGACTCCTTGATAAATCAAAGAAAGGTTCACTATCATTGAG TGTGGAACACAATCCAAATCTATGTGCATCAACTTCATGCAACCAACAAACAGGTGGTGCAATaagcaacaagaagaagaagaataacaacAATCACATAGTTATTCCCATTGCAGCATCAATTGCTGGGGTTTTGGTGCTTCTAGCAATTGTAGCAACAGCTGTTATCTGTGGACTTAAAAAGAGAAAGCCAAAAG CTGTGAACATTGATGAAGAACACAATGCTCCAAATTTTTCACAATTTGGACCCAACCAAAGACAATATACATTCAATGAAATTGTTAAGATCACCAACAACTTCAATAGAATTCTTGGTAGAGGTGGATTTGGTACAGTTTACCATGGACTAATTGGTGATACTCAAGTAGCTGTCAAGATGCTTTCACCATCGGCAGTGCGAGGATATGAACAATTTCTAGCAGAA GTTAAACTTCTGATGGTAGTACACCATAGAAATCTCACTTCTCTTATTGGTTATTGCAATGATGAAAGCAATATAGGACTCATCTATGAATACATGGCGAATGGAAACTTAGAAGAACATCTTTCAG GAAAAAAGAACAATGCAAAGTTGTTGACATGGGAAGATAGACTCCGAATATCAGTGGATGCAGCACAAG GATTGGAATATCTGCATAGCGGTTGCAAGCCACCTATAATCCATAGAGATGTGAAATGTGCAAACATTTTATTAAATGAAAACTTTGGTGCAAAATTGGCTGATTTTGGACTATCCAAACCTTTTCCCACTGAAGAAGGCACACACATTTCAACTGTTGTTGCTGGAACTCCTGGTTACTTAGATCCTGA GTATCGCGATTCAAACAAGTTGGCAGAGAAGAGTGATGTTTACAGCTTTGGAGTAGTTCTTTTGAAGATGATCACAGGTCAAGCAGCCTATGTGAAAATGCAGGACGACGACAACAAGCCTCACATAAGTTATTGGGTTAGTTCCATGCTTTCCAATGGAGACATAAAGAGCATTGTTGACTCAAAGTTACAAGAAGATTTTGACAGTGGCTCTGTGTGGAAAGCTGTTGAAACAGCAATGGCTTGTGTGGCATCTAGTTCTAACAAGAGGCCTCACATGAGTGATGTTGTGACTGAGCTAAAGGAGTGTTTGGCTGCAGAATTAGCACGCAAAAGAACTGATCATGCCACTGAACAAAGTGATTCACTTGAGAGTGACTTGGCTTCCATAAGTGTCACTACAACTGAATTTGAACCCATAGCTAGGTAG
- the LOC112780120 gene encoding LRR receptor-like serine/threonine-protein kinase IOS1 isoform X1 has translation MVRRISPRSHIVLLLLLIIVALVQAQDQSGFISIDCGLPQNSSYTEKHTSIFYISDSGFIDTGVSKSVSPEFKINLQQQLSNLRSFPSGIRNCYRINVTSATKYLIRASFYYGNYDGTNVAPKFDLHLGANFMDTVKFTNASVTTFSEIIYTPLLDYIHLCLVNTGTGTPFISAIELRTLKNDTYVTQSWESLARLRRFDLGSTTNLQYRYKDDVYDRIWAPLGFDLWTQISSKLTNDELTQNHYQPPTIVMSTAATPVNASASFDFYWDPDNVDEQYYVFMHFNEVKKLAPNETRSFNVTLNGKYWGGPLVPTYQSTSTIFSPSALAGESRYLFSLLRTEDSALPPIINAIEIYTVKDFSRPETSQDDVDAITNIKKAYGVARNWEADPCGPTKYIWQGLNCSYDGNDPPRITSLDLSSSGLKGQISSYISKLTMLQYLDLSNNNLSGSVPDFLTQLQSLKVLNLGNNNLTGLVPNGLLDKSKKGSLSLSVEHNPNLCASTSCNQQTGGAISNKKKKNNNNHIVIPIAASIAGVLVLLAIVATAVICGLKKRKPKAAVNIDEEHNAPNFSQFGPNQRQYTFNEIVKITNNFNRILGRGGFGTVYHGLIGDTQVAVKMLSPSAVRGYEQFLAEVKLLMVVHHRNLTSLIGYCNDESNIGLIYEYMANGNLEEHLSGKKNNAKLLTWEDRLRISVDAAQGLEYLHSGCKPPIIHRDVKCANILLNENFGAKLADFGLSKPFPTEEGTHISTVVAGTPGYLDPEYRDSNKLAEKSDVYSFGVVLLKMITGQAAYVKMQDDDNKPHISYWVSSMLSNGDIKSIVDSKLQEDFDSGSVWKAVETAMACVASSSNKRPHMSDVVTELKECLAAELARKRTDHATEQSDSLESDLASISVTTTEFEPIAR, from the exons ATGGTGAGGAGAATTTCACCACGTTCACATATtgtattgcttcttcttcttattattgtGGCTCTAGTTCAAGCTCAAGATCAATCAG GATTCATTAGCATAGATTGTGGTCTACCTCAAAATTCCAGCTACACTGAGAAGCACACAAGCATATTCTACATTTCTGATTCTGGATTCATTGACACTGGTGTAAGCAAGAGTGTATCACCTGAATTCAAGATCAATCTTCAACAACAACTAAGCAATTTGAGAAGCTTTCCAAGTGGAATAAGAAACTGTTACAGAATAAATGTGACAAGTGCTACAAAATACTTAATCAGAGCTAGTTTCTATTATGGAAACTATGATGGGACAAATGTGGCACCAAAATTTGATCTTCATCTTGGTGCTAATTTCATGGACACAGTGAAATTCACCAATGCATCAGTTACCACATTCAGTGAGATCATTTACACTCCATTATTGGACTATATTCATCTTTGTCTAGTTAACACAGGCACAGGCACACCATTCATTTCTGCTATAGAATTGAGGACTTTGAAGAATGATACTTATGTGACTCAATCATGGGAATCGTTGGCGCGCCTCCGGCGATTCGACTTAGGTTCCACCACCAACTTACAATACAG GTACAAGGATGATGTTTATGACAGAATTTGGGCACCACTAGGCTTTGATCTATGGACACAAATAAGCAGCAAACTCACCAATGATGAACTAACTCAGAATCATTACCAACCACCAACAATTGTAATGAGCACAGCCGCCACGCCGGTAAACGCTAGCGCTTCTTTCGATTTCTACTGGGATCCTGATAATGTGGATGAGCAATACTATGTGTTCATGCATTTTAATGAAGTTAAGAAGCTAGCACCAAATGAAACAAGATCATTCAATGTAACACTTAATGGAAAGTATTGGGGTGGACCTCTTGTACCTACATACCAATCAACATCCACCATTTTTAGTCCTTCAGCTTTGGCAGGAGAGTCTAGGTACCTGTTTTCGCTTCTCCGGACAGAGGATTCGGCGCTTCCTCCAATCATCAATGCCATTGAGATTTATACAGTTAAAGATTTCTCAAGACCAGAAACTTCACAAGATGATG TTGATGCTATCACAAACATCAAGAAAGCTTATGGAGTGGCCAGAAATTGGGAAGCTGATCCATGTGGCCCCACAAAATACATTTGGCAAGGTCTAAATTGTAGTTATGATGGCAATGATCCCCCAAGAATCACATCCTT GGACTTGTCTTCCAGTGGATTGAAAGGACAGATATCATCTTACATCTCCAAGCTCACTATGTTACAATACTT GGATTTATCAAACAATAACTTAAGTGGATCAGTACCTGATTTCCTAACACAACTTCAGTCATTGAAAGTATT AAACTTGGGAAACAACAATCTCACAGGCTTAGTTCCCAATGGACTCCTTGATAAATCAAAGAAAGGTTCACTATCATTGAG TGTGGAACACAATCCAAATCTATGTGCATCAACTTCATGCAACCAACAAACAGGTGGTGCAATaagcaacaagaagaagaagaataacaacAATCACATAGTTATTCCCATTGCAGCATCAATTGCTGGGGTTTTGGTGCTTCTAGCAATTGTAGCAACAGCTGTTATCTGTGGACTTAAAAAGAGAAAGCCAAAAG CAGCTGTGAACATTGATGAAGAACACAATGCTCCAAATTTTTCACAATTTGGACCCAACCAAAGACAATATACATTCAATGAAATTGTTAAGATCACCAACAACTTCAATAGAATTCTTGGTAGAGGTGGATTTGGTACAGTTTACCATGGACTAATTGGTGATACTCAAGTAGCTGTCAAGATGCTTTCACCATCGGCAGTGCGAGGATATGAACAATTTCTAGCAGAA GTTAAACTTCTGATGGTAGTACACCATAGAAATCTCACTTCTCTTATTGGTTATTGCAATGATGAAAGCAATATAGGACTCATCTATGAATACATGGCGAATGGAAACTTAGAAGAACATCTTTCAG GAAAAAAGAACAATGCAAAGTTGTTGACATGGGAAGATAGACTCCGAATATCAGTGGATGCAGCACAAG GATTGGAATATCTGCATAGCGGTTGCAAGCCACCTATAATCCATAGAGATGTGAAATGTGCAAACATTTTATTAAATGAAAACTTTGGTGCAAAATTGGCTGATTTTGGACTATCCAAACCTTTTCCCACTGAAGAAGGCACACACATTTCAACTGTTGTTGCTGGAACTCCTGGTTACTTAGATCCTGA GTATCGCGATTCAAACAAGTTGGCAGAGAAGAGTGATGTTTACAGCTTTGGAGTAGTTCTTTTGAAGATGATCACAGGTCAAGCAGCCTATGTGAAAATGCAGGACGACGACAACAAGCCTCACATAAGTTATTGGGTTAGTTCCATGCTTTCCAATGGAGACATAAAGAGCATTGTTGACTCAAAGTTACAAGAAGATTTTGACAGTGGCTCTGTGTGGAAAGCTGTTGAAACAGCAATGGCTTGTGTGGCATCTAGTTCTAACAAGAGGCCTCACATGAGTGATGTTGTGACTGAGCTAAAGGAGTGTTTGGCTGCAGAATTAGCACGCAAAAGAACTGATCATGCCACTGAACAAAGTGATTCACTTGAGAGTGACTTGGCTTCCATAAGTGTCACTACAACTGAATTTGAACCCATAGCTAGGTAG
- the LOC112775720 gene encoding vacuolar protein sorting-associated protein 26A, producing the protein MNYLLGAFKPACNVLITFNDGKNRKQVPFKKENGQTVTVPLFQSQENIVGKVTIEPMQGKKIDHNGVKVELLGQIEMYFDRGNFYDFTSLVRELDVPGEIYERKTYPFEFSTVEMPYETYNGVNVRLRYVLKVTVNRGYAGSIIEYQDFVVRNYSPPPTINNSIKMEVGIEDCLHIEFEYNKSKYHLKDVIIGKIYFLLVRIKIKNMDLEIRRRESTGSGTNTHVETETLAKFELMDGAPVRGESIPIRLFLSPYELTPTHRNINNKFSVKYFLNLVLVDEEDRRYFKQQEITMYRLQESS; encoded by the exons ATG AATTACCTTCTTGGAGCTTTCAAGCCAGCTTGTAATGTTTTGATCACATTTAACGATGGGAAAAACCGGAAGCAG GTTCCATTTAAAAAAGAGAATGGACAAACAGTTACAGTCCCACTTTTCCAAAGTCAAGAAAACATTGTTGGGAAG GTTACAATAGAACCAATGCAAGGGAAGAAGATTGATCACAATGGTGTAAAAGTTGAACTCCTTGGACAAATAG AGATGTATTTCGACAGAGGAAACTTTTATGACTTTACTTCCCTTG TAAGAGAACTGGATGTTCCTGGAGAAATATATGAAAGGAAAACATATCCTTTTGAGTTTTCTACTGTTGAAATGCCATATGAAACATACAATGGAGTCAATGTGAGGCTTAG GTATGTCTTGAAAGTGACCGTTAATCGTGGTTATGCAGGAAGCATAATAGAGTACCAGGATTTTGTG GTTCGCAACTACAGTCCGCCTCCAACAATTAATAATAGCATCAAG ATGGAAGTTGGAATTGAAGATTGTCTACACATTGAATTCGAATACAACAAGAGCAA GTATCATCTAAAAGATGTCATTATTGGTAAGATTTACTTTCTACTTGTCAGAATCAAGATAAAAAACATGGATCTTGAGATTAGGCGTAGAGAATCAACAGGATCTGGAACCAATACCCATGTTGAGACAGAAACATTGGCTAAATTTGAGTTGATGGATGGTGCGCCTGTCAGAG GTGAATCCATCCCAATCAGATTGTTCCTCAGTCCTTATGAGCTCACACCAACACATAGGAACATCAATAACAAATTCAGTGTCAAGTACTTCTTAAATCTTGTGTTGGTTGATGAAGAGGATAGACGATACTTTAAGCAGCAGGAAATCACCATGTATAGGCTGCAAGAATCTTCATAA